The Phragmites australis chromosome 15, lpPhrAust1.1, whole genome shotgun sequence genome window below encodes:
- the LOC133892700 gene encoding pentatricopeptide repeat-containing protein CRR2, chloroplastic-like, which produces MRPLPAGVAARLAAVASDPAGVPLPVFNSLLSTLASSDPSHAHLPLHLFRRLLLPRRRPDAFTLSALASSYPTAADALHAFSLRLGLLHTDPVLANSLLLLYLRPPARCPDLARRLFDEMPARTASSYNTLISHSAPGSAEDVWGLMRCMVAEEGCMPDRFTVSATLPTCVSLRQGRELHCFAVRSGICGVGDFHVRSGLVSMYCRVGRPDLARRVFDGMERKNVVSWTAMVGGYAENGMFKDAVDAFRAMWVTHGVLPNRIALISVLSAVEALSGLVEGKQVHGFAVRMGILGGVSLNNALIDTYAKCGALHYARRVFDDDSWCKDVISWGAMIFGYGIHGMGMEAVALFNQMLASGVKPDSIVGLGVLSACCRSGLVLKGLDIYDSMVKDHGVHPTEEMCACMVDSLGRSGHVEHAMDFIKLMGVEPGPSVWGALLNASVTHNNKEIQDLASRSLLRFEGGKSSNLVAVSNLNASSERWNFVEQVRTRINQGSLKKKAGRSWVNPT; this is translated from the coding sequence ATGCGCCCGCTCCCGGCGGGCGTGGCGGCCCGGCTGGCCGCCGTCGCCTCGGACCCAGCCGGCGTCCCGCTCCCGGTCTTCAACTCCCTCCTCTCCACGCTCGCCTCCTCCGATCCCTCACACGCACACCTCCCGCTCCACCTcttccgccgcctcctcctcccgcgccgccgccccgaCGCCTTCACCCTCTCCGCCCTAGCCTCCTCCTACCCCACCGCCGCAGACGCCCTCCACGCCTTCTCCCTCCGCCTCGGCCTCCTCCACACCGACCCCGTCCTCGCCAACTCCCTCCTGCTTCTCTACCTCCGTCCTCCTGCCCGCTGCCCCGACCTTGCGCGCCGcctgttcgacgaaatgcccgCCCGCACCGCGTCGTCCTACAACACGCTCATCTCCCACTCGGCCCCGGGCAGCGCAGAGGACGTGTGGGGCCTCATGCGGTGCATGGTCGCAGAGGAAGGGTGCATGCCGGACCGGTTCACGGTCTCGGCCACCCTGCCCACGTGCGTGTCCTTGCGCCAGGGCAGGGAGCTGCATTGCTTCGCTGTGAGGAGCGGGATATGCGGAGTGGGTGATTTTCATGTGAGGAGCGGGCTCGTGTCCATGTACTGCAGGGTTGGCCGGCCAGACCTTGCGCGGCGAGTTTTCGATGGGATGGAGCGGAAGAACGTTGTTTCTTGGACCGCAATGGTGGGAGGTTATGCGGAGAATGGGATGTTCAAGGACGCCGTGGATGCTTTCCGGGCAATGTGGGTGACTCATGGTGTTCTACCAAACAGGATTGCGTTGATTAGTGTCCTCTCAGCTGTTGAGGCCCTCTCAGGCTTGGTGGAGGGGAAGCAGGTGCACGGCTTTGCAGTGAGGATGGGGATCTTAGGGGGTGTCTCTCTCAACAATGCTTTGATTGATACGTATGCAAAGTGTGGGGCCTTGCACTATGCAAGACGGGTTTTTGATGATGACAGTTGGTGCAAAGATGTGATCTCATGGGGTGCAATGATTTTTGGTTATGGCATTCATGGTATGGGCATGGAAGCAGTTGCTTTGTTCAATCAGATGCTTGCTTCTGGGGTTAAACCTGACAGCATAGTTGGGTTGGGTGTTCTTTCAGCTTGTTGCCGCTCAGGCTTGGTGTTGAAGGGCCTTGATATATACGACTCCATGGTAAAAGATCATGGGGTTCATCCAACTGAGGAGATGTGTGCCTGCATGGTTGATTCACTTGGTCGATCTGGGCATGTTGAACATGCCATGGACTTTATAAAGTTAATGGGTGTAGAGCCAGGCCCTAGTGTCTGGGGAGCACTTCTGAATGCCTCTGTTACTCACAATAACAAAGAAATTCAAGATTTGGCCTCCAGGTCTCTTCTTAGATTCGAAGGAGGGAAATCATCAAATCTTGTCGCAGTGTCTAACCTAAATGCCTCTTCTGAAAGGTGGAATTTTGTTGAACAAGTAAGGACAAGGATTAATCAGGGATCATTGAAGAAGAAAGCTGGTCGTAGTTGGGTAAATCCAACATAG